A stretch of the Rhodohalobacter mucosus genome encodes the following:
- a CDS encoding amino acid permease, which produces MNDTSDQNTSIAARTIGFFGAIGIGVGAMVGGGILALAGVAFSVTGPSAIVAFALNGLIALITALSFAEMASANPQSGGTYTYAKKALSLQVAFGVGWIVWFASLVAAVLYALGFGAFAVFALQQIPSSAGAGGLINHSFTPVLLALMAIGYFAIQLVRRAGEGSAFINIGKLLVFAILIAGGLAVVVQTPLPRITESLDPFFSDGFSGVIAAMGYTFIALQGFDLIGSAAGEIRDPEKNIPKAMVGTLVVGLAIYLPLLFVMTTAGVPEGTSITALSSENPETVLVVAAQNYLGAFGFWLVLLAGIFSMLSALQANLFAASRIALRMAKDRTLTYRLSAIHASYGTPVPAITATCGIVAILVLILPDVAAAGAASSLIFLITFALAHLIMILMRKRGYKESDTFRAPLYPGLPITGMIACLGLAIFQAIAVPSAGVISLFWLLIGAALFISFFVKKAEAIEASEQALDPDLVRLRGLNPLVLLPISNPANAESMVFVANALAPPVVGRVMLLSIIIPGERKEEVGKRLSASRDVTQFALSASFEAGLRPDTLITIADQPWKEIERVAKQNHCSSLLLGLSNLNDKQTHENLEKLVKNVKSDLVVFRQPHTGWKITEARTVLIPVAGLSSHDPLRARVAASLWRASQPEITFVQILPNGTPEEKINKNRVNLARFAGGIIPAKTNVEVITSGNPTTELVRLANQNDLVIMGLGKPGAGEKAFGSIAQTLAEDTGTALIFISKK; this is translated from the coding sequence GTGAACGACACCAGTGATCAAAACACTTCAATCGCTGCCCGCACCATCGGTTTTTTTGGCGCCATCGGGATCGGTGTGGGCGCCATGGTAGGCGGCGGTATTCTGGCACTGGCCGGCGTTGCCTTTTCTGTAACCGGTCCCTCTGCGATTGTCGCTTTCGCGCTGAACGGACTCATTGCACTGATCACCGCGCTCAGCTTTGCGGAGATGGCATCGGCGAACCCTCAATCGGGTGGCACCTACACCTATGCAAAAAAGGCTCTGTCACTTCAGGTGGCCTTCGGTGTTGGCTGGATCGTTTGGTTTGCATCCCTGGTGGCTGCAGTTCTCTACGCGCTGGGTTTTGGTGCATTCGCGGTATTTGCCCTGCAGCAGATCCCGTCGTCAGCGGGAGCCGGCGGACTGATCAACCACAGCTTTACGCCTGTTCTCCTGGCATTGATGGCCATCGGCTACTTTGCCATACAGCTGGTCAGACGTGCCGGTGAAGGCAGTGCCTTTATCAATATCGGCAAACTGCTGGTATTTGCCATTCTTATAGCGGGCGGCCTGGCCGTTGTGGTGCAAACGCCACTCCCTCGCATTACAGAAAGCCTGGACCCTTTTTTCTCCGATGGTTTTTCAGGGGTGATTGCTGCAATGGGGTATACCTTTATCGCACTCCAGGGATTTGACCTGATTGGTTCCGCAGCAGGTGAAATCCGTGATCCTGAAAAGAATATTCCGAAAGCAATGGTCGGCACACTGGTAGTGGGTCTTGCCATCTATCTTCCGCTTCTCTTTGTGATGACAACGGCCGGTGTGCCCGAGGGAACCTCTATCACAGCGTTGAGTTCCGAAAACCCGGAAACCGTGCTTGTAGTGGCCGCTCAGAATTACCTGGGTGCTTTTGGATTCTGGCTGGTGCTGCTGGCCGGTATCTTTTCAATGCTCTCTGCCCTGCAGGCCAACCTGTTTGCCGCGTCGCGGATTGCGCTTCGAATGGCGAAAGACCGCACCCTGACCTACCGGCTGTCCGCAATTCATGCAAGCTACGGTACTCCCGTGCCCGCCATTACGGCCACCTGCGGCATCGTTGCGATACTTGTGCTCATTCTGCCGGATGTTGCAGCAGCGGGCGCCGCGTCCAGTCTGATCTTTCTCATTACCTTTGCCCTTGCCCACCTCATCATGATTTTGATGAGGAAGCGCGGCTACAAAGAGAGTGATACCTTCAGAGCACCGCTGTACCCCGGGCTTCCCATAACCGGCATGATTGCATGTCTGGGCCTGGCGATCTTTCAGGCTATTGCGGTACCGTCGGCCGGGGTGATTTCTCTCTTCTGGCTTTTAATTGGTGCCGCACTGTTCATCTCCTTTTTTGTAAAAAAAGCGGAAGCCATTGAGGCCTCAGAACAGGCTCTCGACCCGGATCTGGTTCGATTGCGAGGGCTCAATCCGCTCGTGCTGCTGCCCATATCGAATCCGGCCAATGCGGAGTCGATGGTATTTGTGGCCAATGCGCTTGCACCGCCGGTTGTAGGCCGTGTGATGTTGCTTTCGATCATTATTCCGGGTGAGCGAAAAGAAGAGGTTGGAAAGCGTCTTTCGGCCAGCCGTGACGTAACTCAGTTTGCGCTCAGTGCATCCTTTGAGGCCGGCCTGCGGCCCGACACGCTAATTACGATCGCCGATCAGCCCTGGAAAGAGATTGAACGGGTAGCCAAGCAGAACCACTGCAGCAGCCTTCTGTTGGGCCTCAGCAACCTGAATGACAAACAGACCCACGAGAACCTGGAAAAACTTGTGAAAAACGTGAAATCGGACCTCGTCGTATTTCGTCAGCCGCATACAGGCTGGAAGATCACCGAGGCACGCACCGTGCTGATTCCGGTTGCGGGACTCAGCAGCCACGATCCGCTCCGTGCACGTGTGGCGGCCAGCCTCTGGAGGGCCTCGCAACCCGAAATCACATTTGTTCAGATCTTGCCAAACGGAACGCCGGAAGAGAAAATCAACAAGAACCGCGTGAACCTGGCCCGCTTTGCCGGTGGAATTATCCCTGCTAAGACAAATGTAGAGGTTATTACATCCGGCAATCCCACGACCGAGCTGGTGAGACTGGCGAACCAGAATGACCTGGTGATTATGGGGCTCGGCAAACCCGGTGCAGGTGAAAAAGCGTTTGGCTCCATTGCGCAGACCCTGGCCGAAGATACCGGCACCGCTTTGATTTTTATTAGTAAGAAGTAG
- a CDS encoding gluconate 2-dehydrogenase subunit 3 family protein, which produces MTIDRKEAIKRSALIMGGLIFAPNALGVLSGCKARPALDWSPEYFNRDHARLVSSLAETIIPETDSPGAIEASVPGFIEEMVYTGYTEDARSLFLSGLDALDDLAGETHGDRFADLDAETQHLFASEQNRTAIESGISPPPFFLIMKELTVMGYYTSEPGAKQALRYERIPGRYDGCVPFEDVGKTWST; this is translated from the coding sequence ATGACCATTGACCGAAAAGAGGCCATCAAGCGATCTGCTCTCATCATGGGCGGGCTCATTTTTGCCCCCAACGCATTGGGTGTGCTCAGCGGCTGCAAGGCTCGTCCTGCGCTCGACTGGAGCCCTGAATACTTTAACCGTGACCATGCAAGATTGGTGAGCAGTCTGGCTGAAACGATTATTCCTGAAACCGACAGCCCCGGCGCCATTGAAGCAAGCGTACCCGGATTTATTGAAGAGATGGTGTACACAGGCTATACGGAGGATGCACGATCCCTTTTTCTGAGCGGCCTGGATGCTTTGGACGACCTTGCCGGAGAAACACACGGAGACCGCTTTGCCGACCTGGATGCCGAAACACAGCACCTGTTTGCCAGCGAGCAAAACCGGACGGCCATCGAAAGCGGCATCTCACCGCCTCCGTTTTTTCTGATTATGAAAGAGCTGACCGTCATGGGCTACTATACCAGTGAGCCCGGTGCCAAACAGGCCCTTCGGTATGAACGAATCCCCGGCCGCTACGACGGCTGCGTGCCTTTTGAGGACGTTGGAAAGACGTGGTCTACGTAG
- a CDS encoding GMC oxidoreductase gives MKPLIKARKQNSYDAIVVGTGISGGWAAKELTEKGLNTLVLDRGRNVRHVADYPTATMEPWDLPRNDRVTPEEAEEYKIHQRTGYILRESTKHWLVKDAEQPYIEEKRFDWIRGYHVGGKSIMWGRQSLRLGPHDFEGNAKEGVAVDWPIRYSDLEKWYDYTEAYAGISGQAEGLAQCPDGIFLPPYEMNCVEKHVREKVLEAFPERVLTMGRFANLTQPHNGRGTCQYRNKCIRGCPYGAYFSSNATTLISAEQTGNMTLRPHSIVHSVIYDEESGKASGVRVIDAETKEDIEFYADIIFLNASCVGTTQIMLNSTSSRFPNGLGNDSGELGHNLMDHHFRAGATGRFEGFKDKYYYGRRPASVHMPRYRNIGSDKRDYLRGFHFQGAASRQGWWRGIRELAIGKELKEFVQTPGDWTMGLTGFGEILPYHENRMWLDPEKTDPYGIPQIVFDADFKENEFKMREDMKNDAAEILETAGFTDIRTYDDPGGVGLAIHEMGTARMGRDPRTSVLNGWNQVHSVPNVFVTDGACMTSSANQNPSLTYMALTARAADYAVSELRKGNL, from the coding sequence ATGAAACCACTTATTAAAGCCAGGAAACAGAACAGTTACGACGCCATTGTTGTGGGAACGGGGATCAGCGGCGGATGGGCCGCCAAGGAGCTCACCGAAAAGGGTCTTAACACCCTGGTGCTCGACCGCGGACGCAACGTAAGGCACGTGGCAGACTACCCTACGGCCACAATGGAACCGTGGGACCTACCCCGAAACGACCGCGTGACGCCGGAGGAGGCGGAAGAGTACAAAATTCACCAGCGTACCGGCTATATCCTGCGCGAGTCGACCAAGCACTGGCTTGTCAAAGACGCAGAACAGCCCTATATCGAGGAGAAGCGATTCGACTGGATACGCGGCTACCACGTGGGCGGAAAATCCATTATGTGGGGTCGGCAGAGCCTGCGGCTGGGTCCGCACGATTTTGAAGGAAATGCGAAAGAGGGCGTTGCCGTTGACTGGCCCATACGCTACAGCGACCTGGAAAAGTGGTATGATTATACGGAAGCCTATGCGGGGATCAGCGGTCAGGCGGAAGGCCTTGCCCAATGCCCCGATGGCATTTTCCTCCCCCCCTATGAGATGAACTGCGTGGAGAAGCACGTGCGTGAAAAGGTGCTGGAGGCTTTTCCGGAGCGGGTGCTAACCATGGGGCGCTTTGCCAACCTCACGCAGCCCCATAACGGCCGGGGCACCTGCCAGTACCGAAACAAGTGCATTCGCGGATGCCCCTATGGCGCCTACTTCAGCAGCAATGCCACCACACTCATCTCTGCGGAGCAAACCGGCAACATGACGCTTCGGCCCCATTCCATTGTCCACTCCGTTATCTACGATGAAGAATCGGGGAAGGCGTCGGGTGTGCGCGTAATTGATGCGGAAACGAAGGAGGACATCGAGTTTTACGCCGATATCATTTTTCTGAACGCTTCCTGCGTAGGCACCACCCAGATCATGCTCAACTCCACCTCCAGCCGGTTCCCGAACGGACTGGGCAACGACTCCGGCGAGCTGGGCCACAACCTGATGGATCATCACTTTCGCGCGGGAGCAACGGGCCGGTTTGAGGGTTTCAAAGACAAGTATTATTACGGCCGGCGTCCCGCATCGGTACATATGCCAAGGTATCGCAATATTGGAAGTGACAAACGCGATTACCTCCGCGGGTTCCATTTTCAGGGGGCGGCAAGCCGACAGGGCTGGTGGCGCGGCATCCGGGAACTGGCCATCGGGAAAGAGCTGAAGGAGTTTGTGCAGACGCCCGGCGACTGGACCATGGGACTTACCGGTTTTGGCGAAATCCTGCCCTACCATGAGAACCGCATGTGGCTTGATCCGGAGAAAACGGACCCCTATGGTATTCCGCAGATCGTTTTTGACGCTGATTTCAAAGAGAATGAATTCAAAATGCGCGAGGATATGAAAAACGATGCAGCAGAGATCCTGGAGACGGCCGGGTTTACGGATATACGAACCTATGACGATCCCGGCGGCGTGGGGCTGGCCATCCACGAGATGGGTACTGCACGGATGGGACGAGATCCCAGAACCAGTGTTTTGAACGGCTGGAACCAGGTGCACAGCGTACCCAACGTGTTCGTGACCGACGGTGCCTGCATGACCTCCTCCGCCAACCAGAATCCATCACTCACCTACATGGCCCTGACCGCACGAGCGGCGGATTATGCGGTGAGCGAGCTGAGAAAGGGGAATTTGTAG
- a CDS encoding sugar phosphate isomerase/epimerase family protein yields MKRKEFLKLSSAGVAGLTMGGLTPYRSATETQRKGNPQTDLNLKKGFMLQTFPSRDQYSLAEQFRMLKEAGFSGVEPESGLNRDDVLEAKEASGLDIPSVVVSTHWTNPLTHPDPAVRQAGMDGVRTAMGDAHAYGASVILLVPGIVNEDVSYDTAYRRSREQIRELIPLAEELDVVIAIENVWNQFLMSPLEAARFVDEFDSPHVGWYLDAGNLINYGYPEQWIRILGDRIAMVHIKEFSRQKRDDEGLWQGFRVNLTEGSNNWPGIMNALRQTGYSGYAIAEQSYREEGVSDEEWLREHISGKMDQILLM; encoded by the coding sequence ATGAAACGAAAAGAGTTCCTCAAACTGAGTTCGGCCGGCGTGGCCGGTTTAACGATGGGTGGATTGACGCCTTACAGGTCAGCCACGGAGACACAGAGAAAGGGTAATCCCCAAACTGACTTGAACCTCAAAAAGGGGTTTATGCTGCAGACGTTTCCCTCGCGTGACCAATATTCCCTTGCCGAACAGTTCAGGATGCTGAAGGAAGCCGGATTCAGCGGCGTTGAACCGGAGAGCGGACTGAACCGCGATGACGTGCTTGAGGCGAAGGAGGCATCGGGCCTGGATATTCCGAGCGTCGTGGTGTCGACACATTGGACGAACCCGCTTACGCACCCCGATCCGGCTGTGAGGCAGGCGGGTATGGACGGTGTGAGAACGGCCATGGGCGATGCACACGCCTATGGCGCATCGGTCATCCTGCTGGTGCCTGGCATTGTGAATGAGGATGTATCGTACGACACAGCCTACAGGCGCTCCCGGGAGCAGATCCGTGAGCTGATACCGCTTGCTGAGGAGCTTGACGTGGTGATCGCCATCGAAAACGTCTGGAATCAGTTTTTGATGAGTCCGCTGGAGGCGGCCCGGTTTGTTGATGAGTTTGACTCACCCCATGTAGGATGGTACCTGGACGCGGGTAACCTGATTAACTACGGGTACCCGGAGCAGTGGATCCGCATCCTGGGCGACCGGATTGCGATGGTTCACATCAAAGAGTTCAGCCGGCAGAAACGGGATGACGAAGGCCTCTGGCAGGGATTCCGCGTAAATCTGACCGAAGGCAGCAACAACTGGCCCGGAATCATGAACGCGCTTCGCCAAACCGGGTACAGCGGCTATGCCATTGCGGAGCAGTCGTACAGGGAAGAAGGCGTTTCCGATGAGGAGTGGCTGAGAGAGCACATATCCGGGAAAATGGATCAGATCCTATTGATGTGA
- a CDS encoding DNA-3-methyladenine glycosylase family protein produces the protein MSSWTLKSIPPHDWFICLDIDNYFDHEHNPETIFEEGFTRPIPLDDRDVMATIFFNGDPEKPEFHVESAEDLSKDEIKQANRALARIFGTNIDLRPFYDQAEKDPVLGPKLTEFYGLKRMSRATLMEDMVNRIIQMQLSHKPTARKMVWKVREAYGTHLVHEGKTVPAWPRPFQLAKADPAQIRKMGPTLRKGEYLVGLAQDMLSGEVDLEYLDREATPQEFYDRISTIRGIGPTSAQDLMLFRESTEAVFPSNKSKGEEKGLRKWIIMSYGGDPSDTSGKEFQKMISKWNGYEAAAIEFLFVNWVISYKKKKGK, from the coding sequence ATGTCTTCCTGGACCCTCAAATCGATTCCGCCGCACGACTGGTTTATCTGTCTCGATATTGACAACTACTTCGATCACGAGCACAATCCGGAGACCATTTTTGAGGAGGGATTCACGCGGCCAATTCCGCTGGATGACCGCGATGTGATGGCTACCATCTTTTTTAACGGGGATCCGGAGAAGCCCGAATTTCATGTTGAGTCAGCCGAGGATCTTTCGAAGGATGAGATCAAGCAGGCCAATCGTGCCCTGGCGCGTATTTTCGGGACCAACATCGACCTCAGGCCGTTCTATGATCAGGCGGAAAAGGATCCCGTGCTGGGCCCCAAGCTCACCGAATTCTACGGGCTCAAGCGGATGTCGCGCGCCACGCTGATGGAGGATATGGTGAACCGCATCATCCAGATGCAGCTTTCGCACAAGCCCACAGCCCGCAAGATGGTGTGGAAGGTTCGCGAGGCGTACGGCACGCATCTGGTGCACGAGGGAAAGACGGTGCCCGCCTGGCCGCGTCCGTTCCAACTGGCCAAGGCCGACCCGGCGCAGATCCGCAAAATGGGTCCCACCCTGCGAAAAGGGGAGTACCTGGTGGGCCTGGCGCAGGACATGCTTTCGGGAGAAGTAGACCTCGAGTACCTCGACCGCGAAGCCACCCCGCAGGAGTTCTACGACCGGATTTCAACGATCCGCGGCATTGGTCCCACCTCCGCGCAGGACCTGATGCTCTTCCGCGAATCCACCGAGGCCGTCTTCCCCTCCAACAAAAGCAAGGGCGAAGAGAAGGGGCTGCGCAAGTGGATCATCATGAGCTACGGCGGCGATCCGTCAGACACGTCCGGGAAGGAGTTTCAAAAGATGATTAGCAAGTGGAACGGCTACGAAGCCGCCGCGATCGAATTCCTTTTTGTGAACTGGGTGATTAGTTATAAGAAGAAGAAAGGGAAGTGA